A window from Schistosoma haematobium chromosome 1, whole genome shotgun sequence encodes these proteins:
- the GYC88E_1 gene encoding Soluble guanylate cyclase 88E (EggNog:ENOG41KOG4171~COG:F): MYGILFEILRNYIDETFGPSTWEAAVQIVNGQQLEIQTNRNYSTRLLTRIISTLCEFIGLPEEDIYYEFGIKSVDYLSNNGFQSLLQVLGKNYIDFVHNINEMHEYLHYSYPKIKPPNIQVTSINHNVITLVYSSAREEFAHYLRSQLIYIAKLYFQLDVSAKLVDKRKQVASHIYTFKLYNKGLSWIELLEKDNQLNKYISLLDLTVSLPEKEFLGILPFHLVLTKDMTIKRVGKGFSCLRNDISGKEFVTCFLISKPKTNPNFDEFHSRCWMMIVLATSSLLELRFSTFELILLNKPSSKSRSSKNASRVDENCRFKGAMIYVEEWLMLLFIGTPVIRDTKQLYEKKLRISDLNTFDSSRDIIIQGNQQSDEVMKLYEKQRHKAKQMEKSMMQLEKIRKVTDELLYQCIPSTVARKIRNGTPAIDTIQTFDEVTICFTKVVNFAAKCMHIGVEQVIELLNRMYSLYDALTENHKVYKVETVNDSYMLVSGAPHRTPLHAAHIVDTALEIIEVTLLSLYWPESIGNIPANNKNKTVYTNENLHLYIGCHTGPIVAGVVGYKTPRYCLFGDTVNTSSRMMSHGSPDKVHISESCAQSLSPYPYEIECRGEIPIKGKGNMKTYFVTGRKPEFVLQDTTDGVSRNFAEVLKEDMLKDDDIPSENSDDSAKFSINLSDASGTTEEESAPASPKDDGELEMNKKISEKKDRKSSRGGSRRSSKSGQKRRQSQPLSNTTSPMNENPDVENQQSSSGFVNNQNTTEVLNEAARRLVETKIKDVKNEQKKKQDITFSLDNPKEILKEAPSEADLQAVDNNADEATLFKSKPKAPERSRLIKLNPANKVSSVSISSKPIQPTPDEVAVNNVSTDTTENAPNDDNDQVTQEIGNQEDTVQQYREMVKQGRFDPVQDLPFCSPQAAIFKDLAQPLCLALTELLIIRPKNPIMYLAIWLRNYSMDSSKFDWVIHSG; the protein is encoded by the exons ATGTATGgtatattatttgaaattctaCGAAATTATATTGATGAGACATTCGGTCCATCAACATGGGAGGCTGCTGTACAAATAGTCAACGGACAACAACTGGAAATACAAACTAATCGGAACTATTCTACACGATTACTAACACGAATAATCAGTACATTATGTGAGTTTATTGGTCTACCTGAAGAAGATATTTATTACGAATTCGGTATTAAATCTGTCGATTATCTGAGTAATAATGGTTTCCAGAGTTTATTACAAGTACTGGGTAAAAATTACATTGACTTCGTACATAATATCAATGAAATGCACGAGTATTTACATTATTCTTATCCAAAAATTAAACCGCCTAATATACAAGTCACTTCAATCAATCACAATGTCATCACTTTGGTCTATTCTTCCGCACGTGAAGAATTTGCGCATTATCTGAGAAGTCAACTAATATATATTgcaaaattatattttcaattgGATGTTAGTGCAAAGTTAGTTGATAAAAGGAAGCAAGTAGCTTCACACATATACACATTTAAGCTATACAATAAAGGTTTATCATGGATTGAATTATTAGAGAAAGATAATCAACTCAATAAGTATATATCTCTATTGGATTTAACAGTCTCATTACCAGAGAAGGAATTTTTAGGCATACTACCTTTTCATTTGGTACTGACCAAGGATATGACAATCAAACGTGTAGGTAAGGGATTTTCATGTTTAAGAAATGATATATCGGGAAAGGAGTTTGTAACATGCTTTCTAATTTCAAAGCCGAAAACAAATCCAAATTTCGATGAG TTTCACAGCAGGTGCTGGATGATGATTGTCCTTGCAACGTCATCACTTTTGGAATTGAG GTTCAGCACTTTTGAACTAATTCTCTTAAACAAACCTTCGTCAAAAA GTAGATCTTCTAAAAATGCTTCGAGGGTTGATGAGAATTGCCGCTTCAAAGGAGCAATGATCTATGTTGAAGAATGGTTAATGCTGTTATTCATAGGCACACCTGT AATTAGAGACACGAAACAATTATACGAGAAAAAACTACGGATTTCTGATCTGAATACATTCGATAGTAGTCGTGATATAATAATTCAAGGAAATCAACAGTCGGACGAAGTTATGAAACTTTACGAAAAA CAACGTCACAAGGCTAAGCAAATGGAGAAGAGTATGATGCAATTAGAAAAGATTAGGAAAGTTACTGATGAATTGTTGTATCAATGTATTCCTAGTACGGTGGCCAGGAAAATTCGAAACGGCACTCCAGCAATCGATACCATTCAG ACATTTGATGAAGTGACAATATGTTTTACGAAAGTGGTGAACTTCGCTGCAAAATGTATGCACATAGGTGTTGAACAAGTGATAGAGTTGTTGAACAGAATGTATTCTCTCTACGACGCTTTGACTGAAAATCATAAAGTCTACaag GTTGAAACAGTCAATGACAGTTATATGTTGGTTTCTGGAGCACCACACAGGACCCCATTACATGCTGCACATATAGTCGACACAGCATTAGAAATCATAGAAGTAACTCTACTCAGTCTCTACTGGCCAGAGTCAATTGGAAATATCCCAgctaataataagaataaaactgTTTATACAAATGAAAACTTACATCTTTACATTGGATGTCATACTGGTCCAATTGTTGCTGGTGTAGTCGGTTATAAAACACCACGATATTGTTTATTTGGtgatacagtgaatacttcaaGTAGAATGATGAGTCATGGTTCA CCAGACAAAGTGCATATTAGCGAATCTTGTGCTCAGTCTTTATCACCTTATCCATATGAAATAGAATGTCGAGGAGAAATTCCAATCAAG GGTAAAGGGAACATGAAGACATACTTCGTCACAGGTCGGAAACCAGAATTCGTCTTACAAGACACGACTGATGGGGTGAGTCGCAATTTTGCTGAAGTTCTCAAGGAAGACATGCTCAAAGACGATGATATACCATCGGAGAATTCGGATGACTCTGCGAAATTCTCCATCAATTTGTCCGACGCAAGTGGGACTACCGAGGAAGAGTCTGCTCCTGCATCTCCAAAGGATGATGGAGAACTAGAAATGAATAAGAAGATATCTGAGAAAAAAGACAGAAAATCCAGTAGAGGTGGGAGTAGACGCTCAAGTAAAAGCGGTCAGAAACGCCGTCAATCTCAGCCACTCTCTAATACAACTTCACCAATGAACGAGAATCCTGATGTCGAGAACCAACAGAGCAGCTCAGGTTTTGTGAACAACCAAAACACAACTGAGGTCCTAAATGAAGCTGCACGGCGTCTGGTCGAAACGAAAATAAAAGATGTAAAGAATGAACAGAAGAAGAAACAGGATATTACATTCAGTCTTGATAATCCCAAAGAAATCTTGAAAGAGGCTCCCAGCGAAGCGGATTTGCAAGCAGTAGACAACAATGCTGACGAAGCGACTTTGTTCAAGTCGAAACCAAAGGCACCTGAACGCTCTAGATTGATTAAACTCAATCCAGCAAACAAAGTCTCCAGTGTTTCTATTTCCAGCAAACCCATCCAACCTACTCCTGATGAAGTTGCTGTGAACAATGTGAGTACGGATACTACTGaaaatgcaccaaatgatgataaCGATCAAGTTACTCAAGAGATTGGCAATCAGGAAGACA CCGTCCAACAATACCGTGAAATGGTGAAACAGGGCCGTTTTGATCCAGTACAAGATTTGCCATTCTGTTCACCTCAGGCAGCTATATTCAAAGATTTAG